The following proteins are encoded in a genomic region of Mustela erminea isolate mMusErm1 chromosome 3, mMusErm1.Pri, whole genome shotgun sequence:
- the PFN3 gene encoding profilin-3 — protein MGDWKGYISAVLRDQRIDDVAIVGHSDNRCVWASRPGGLLAAISPQEVGVLTGHDRRTFLLSGLSVAGRRCCVIRDHLLSEGDGVLDARTKGLDGRAVCVGHTPRVLLVLMGRRGVHGGILNKTVHELIKGLRKQGT, from the coding sequence ATGGGAGACTGGAAGGGCTATATCAGTGCGGTGTTGCGTGACCAGCGCATTGACGACGTGGCCATCGTGGGTCACTCAGACAATCGCTGCGTGTGGGCATCGCGCCCCGGAGGCCTTCTGGCTGCCATATCGCCGCAGGAGGTGGGTGTGCTCACAGGGCATGACCGGCGCACCTTCCTGCTGTCGGGCCTCAGCGTGGCGGGCCGCCGCTGCTGCGTCATCCGCGACCACTTGCTGTCTGAGGGCGATGGAGTTCTGGACGCGCGCACCAAGGGGCTGGATGGGCGCGCGGTCTGCGTCGGCCACACCCCGCGCGTGCTCCTCGTGCTCATGGGCAGGCGCGGCGTGCACGGGGGCATCCTCAATAAGACGGTGCATGAACTGATCAAGGGTCTGCGCAAGCAGGGCACCTAG
- the SLC34A1 gene encoding sodium-dependent phosphate transport protein 2A isoform X1, which produces MMSYGERLGGPAVSPLPVRGGHMMHGTAFAYVPSPQVLHRIPGTSAYAFPSLGPVALTEHSCPYGEVLECHDPLPAKLALEEEQKPESGLAQKLCRAGMTLVKVPLMLAFLYLFVCSLDVLSSAFQLAGGKVAGDIFKDNAILSNPVAGLVVGILVTVLVQSSSTSTSIVVSMVSSGLLEVSSAIPIIMGSNIGTSVTNTIVALMQAGDRTDFRRAFAGATVHDCFNWLSVLVLLPLEAATGYLYHVTRLVVASFNIHGGRDAPDLLKIITEPFTKLIIQLDKSVITSIATGDESLRNHSLIRIWCHPDPTGVPTPLPRAEANTSWTVGNVTMEKCNHIFVDTGLPDLAVGLILLAGSLVLLCTCLILLVKMLNSLLKGQVAKVIQKVINTDFPAPFTWATGYFAMVVGAGMTFVVQSSSVFTSAITPLIGLGVISIERAYPLTLGSNIGTTTTAILAALASPREKLSSSFQIALCHFFFNISGILLWYPVPCTRLPIRMAKALGKRTAKYRWFAVLYLLLCFLLLPSLVFGVSMAGWQAMVGVGAPFGALLAFVVLVSVLQNRSPGHLPKWLQTWDFLPRWMHSLQPLDRLITRATLCCARPEPRSPPLPARVFLEELPPATPSPRLAQPTQHNATRL; this is translated from the exons ATGATGTCCTATGGAGAGAGGCTGGGGGGCCCGGCTGTCTCCCCACTACCAGTCCGAGGGGGCCACATGATGCATGGGACAGCCTTTGCCTACGTGCCCAGCCCTCAGG tgCTGCACAGGATCCCAGGGACCTCCGCCTACGCCTTCCCCAGCCTGGGCCCTGTGGCCCTTACCGAGCACAGCTGCCCCTACGGGGAGGTTCTGGAGTGCCATGACCCCTTGCCTGCCAAGCTggccctggaggaggagcagaagccAG AGTCTGGGCTGGCCCAGAAGCTGTGCCGGGCTGGCATGACCCTCGTCAAGGTGCCCCTGATGCTCGCCTTTCTCTACCTCTTCGTCTGCTCCCTGGACGTGCTCAGCTCCGCTTTCCAGCTGGCTGGAG GGAAGGTGGCTGGTGATATCTTCAAGGACAACGCCATCCTGTCCAACCCAGTCGCGGGGCTGGTGGTGGGGATCCTAGTGACCGTGCTGGTCCAGAGCTCCAGCACCTCCACGTCCATCGTTGTCAGCATGGTCTCCTCTGGCT TGCTGGAGGTGAGCTCTGCCATCCCCATCATCATGGGCTCCAACATCGGCACATCTGTCACCAACACCATCGTGGCCCTGATGCAGGCAGGGGACAGGACTGACTTCCGGCG GGCCTTTGCAGGGGCCACGGTGCATGACTGCTTTAACTGGCTGTCGGTTCTGGTCCTGCTGCCCCTGGAGGCTGCCACCGGGTACCTGTACCATGTCACTCGACTGGTGGTTGCCTCCTTCAACATCCATGGCGGCCGCGATGCCCCCGACCTGCTCAAGATCATCACAGAGCCCTTCACCAAGCTCATCATCCAG CTGGACAAATCTGTGATTACCAGCATTGCCACTGGCGACGAGTCCCTGAGAAACCACAGTCTGATACGGATCTGGTGCCACCCAGACCCCACAGGG GTTCCCACCCCACTGCCCAGGGCAGAGGCCAACACCAGCTGGACCGTTGGAAATGTCACCATGGAGAAAT GCAACCACATCTTCGTGGACACAGGGCTGCCTGACTTGGCCGTGGGGCTCATTCTGCTGGCCGGCTCCCTGGTGCTCCTGTGCACCTGCCTCATTCTCCTTGTCAAGATGCTCAACTCTCTGTTGAAGGGCCAGGTGGCTAAGGTCATTCAGAAGGTTATCAACACAG ACTTCCCCGCCCCCTTCACCTGGGCCACAGGCTACTTTGCCATGGTGGTGGGCGCCGGCATGACCTTCGTTGTTCAAAGCAGTTCTGTGTTCACCTCGGCCATCACCCCACTCATTG GCCTGGGTGTGATCAGCATTGAGAGAGCCTACCCCCTCACGCTGGGCTCCAACATTGGCACTACCACCACGGCCATCCTGGCTGCACTGGCCAGCCCCCGGGAGAAGCTGTCCAGCTCCTTCCAG ATCGCCCTCTGCCACTTCTTCTTTAACATCTCGGGCATCCTGCTCTGGTACCCGGTGCCCTGCACGCGCCTGCCCATCCGCATGGCCAAGGCGCTGGGCAAACGCACGGCCAAGTACCGCTGGTTTGCCGTCCTCTACCTCCTCTTGTGCTTCCTGCTGCTACCCTCGCTGGTGTTCGGCGTCTCCATGGCTGGCTGGCAGGCCATGGTGGGTGTGGGCGCACCCTTCGGGGCCCTGCTGGCCTTTGTGGTGCTCGTCAGCGTCTTGCAGAACCGCAGCCCTGGACACCTGCCCAAGTGGCTGCAGACGTGGGACTTTCTGCCCCGCTGGATGCACTCGCTGCAGCCCCTGGACCGCCTCATCACCCGCGCCACGCTGTGCTGCGCCAGGCCTGAGCCCCGTTCCCCACCGCTGCCTGCCAGggtcttcctggaggagctgccccctgccaccccctccccccgcctggcACAACCTACTCAACACAACGCCACCCGCCTCTAG
- the SLC34A1 gene encoding sodium-dependent phosphate transport protein 2A isoform X2: MMSYGERLGGPAVSPLPVRGGHMMHGTAFAYVPSPQVLHRIPGTSAYAFPSLGPVALTEHSCPYGEVLECHDPLPAKLALEEEQKPESGLAQKLCRAGMTLVKVPLMLAFLYLFVCSLDVLSSAFQLAGGKVAGDIFKDNAILSNPVAGLVVGILVTVLVQSSSTSTSIVVSMVSSGLLEVSSAIPIIMGSNIGTSVTNTIVALMQAGDRTDFRRAFAGATVHDCFNWLSVLVLLPLEAATGYLYHVTRLVVASFNIHGGRDAPDLLKIITEPFTKLIIQLDKSVITSIATGDESLRNHSLIRIWCHPDPTGVPTPLPRAEANTSWTVGNVTMEKCNHIFVDTGLPDLAVGLILLAGSLVLLCTCLILLVKMLNSLLKGQVAKVIQKVINTGRSWLLCPCPPPDPAGTGVSS; the protein is encoded by the exons ATGATGTCCTATGGAGAGAGGCTGGGGGGCCCGGCTGTCTCCCCACTACCAGTCCGAGGGGGCCACATGATGCATGGGACAGCCTTTGCCTACGTGCCCAGCCCTCAGG tgCTGCACAGGATCCCAGGGACCTCCGCCTACGCCTTCCCCAGCCTGGGCCCTGTGGCCCTTACCGAGCACAGCTGCCCCTACGGGGAGGTTCTGGAGTGCCATGACCCCTTGCCTGCCAAGCTggccctggaggaggagcagaagccAG AGTCTGGGCTGGCCCAGAAGCTGTGCCGGGCTGGCATGACCCTCGTCAAGGTGCCCCTGATGCTCGCCTTTCTCTACCTCTTCGTCTGCTCCCTGGACGTGCTCAGCTCCGCTTTCCAGCTGGCTGGAG GGAAGGTGGCTGGTGATATCTTCAAGGACAACGCCATCCTGTCCAACCCAGTCGCGGGGCTGGTGGTGGGGATCCTAGTGACCGTGCTGGTCCAGAGCTCCAGCACCTCCACGTCCATCGTTGTCAGCATGGTCTCCTCTGGCT TGCTGGAGGTGAGCTCTGCCATCCCCATCATCATGGGCTCCAACATCGGCACATCTGTCACCAACACCATCGTGGCCCTGATGCAGGCAGGGGACAGGACTGACTTCCGGCG GGCCTTTGCAGGGGCCACGGTGCATGACTGCTTTAACTGGCTGTCGGTTCTGGTCCTGCTGCCCCTGGAGGCTGCCACCGGGTACCTGTACCATGTCACTCGACTGGTGGTTGCCTCCTTCAACATCCATGGCGGCCGCGATGCCCCCGACCTGCTCAAGATCATCACAGAGCCCTTCACCAAGCTCATCATCCAG CTGGACAAATCTGTGATTACCAGCATTGCCACTGGCGACGAGTCCCTGAGAAACCACAGTCTGATACGGATCTGGTGCCACCCAGACCCCACAGGG GTTCCCACCCCACTGCCCAGGGCAGAGGCCAACACCAGCTGGACCGTTGGAAATGTCACCATGGAGAAAT GCAACCACATCTTCGTGGACACAGGGCTGCCTGACTTGGCCGTGGGGCTCATTCTGCTGGCCGGCTCCCTGGTGCTCCTGTGCACCTGCCTCATTCTCCTTGTCAAGATGCTCAACTCTCTGTTGAAGGGCCAGGTGGCTAAGGTCATTCAGAAGGTTATCAACACAG GTAGGTCCTGGCTCCTCTGCCCATGCCCTCCTCCTGACCCTGCTGGGACGGGGGTGTCCTCGTAG
- the SLC34A1 gene encoding sodium-dependent phosphate transport protein 2A isoform X3 — MMSYGERLGGPAVSPLPVRGGHMMHGTAFAYVPSPQVLHRIPGTSAYAFPSLGPVALTEHSCPYGEVLECHDPLPAKLALEEEQKPESGLAQKLCRAGMTLVKVPLMLAFLYLFVCSLDVLSSAFQLAGGKVAGDIFKDNAILSNPVAGLVVGILVTVLVQSSSTSTSIVVSMVSSGLLEVSSAIPIIMGSNIGTSVTNTIVALMQAGDRTDFRRAFAGATVHDCFNWLSVLVLLPLEAATGYLYHVTRLVVASFNIHGGRDAPDLLKIITEPFTKLIIQLDKSVITSIATGDESLRNHSLIRIWCHPDPTGNGDLFGSVGRLCTCHDTRLTRKQAIGALSHSATEREVLHQNPDPRYLLYLSCHIQEATPFRTERRQPEAQGSAGPAPSSFLLAT, encoded by the exons ATGATGTCCTATGGAGAGAGGCTGGGGGGCCCGGCTGTCTCCCCACTACCAGTCCGAGGGGGCCACATGATGCATGGGACAGCCTTTGCCTACGTGCCCAGCCCTCAGG tgCTGCACAGGATCCCAGGGACCTCCGCCTACGCCTTCCCCAGCCTGGGCCCTGTGGCCCTTACCGAGCACAGCTGCCCCTACGGGGAGGTTCTGGAGTGCCATGACCCCTTGCCTGCCAAGCTggccctggaggaggagcagaagccAG AGTCTGGGCTGGCCCAGAAGCTGTGCCGGGCTGGCATGACCCTCGTCAAGGTGCCCCTGATGCTCGCCTTTCTCTACCTCTTCGTCTGCTCCCTGGACGTGCTCAGCTCCGCTTTCCAGCTGGCTGGAG GGAAGGTGGCTGGTGATATCTTCAAGGACAACGCCATCCTGTCCAACCCAGTCGCGGGGCTGGTGGTGGGGATCCTAGTGACCGTGCTGGTCCAGAGCTCCAGCACCTCCACGTCCATCGTTGTCAGCATGGTCTCCTCTGGCT TGCTGGAGGTGAGCTCTGCCATCCCCATCATCATGGGCTCCAACATCGGCACATCTGTCACCAACACCATCGTGGCCCTGATGCAGGCAGGGGACAGGACTGACTTCCGGCG GGCCTTTGCAGGGGCCACGGTGCATGACTGCTTTAACTGGCTGTCGGTTCTGGTCCTGCTGCCCCTGGAGGCTGCCACCGGGTACCTGTACCATGTCACTCGACTGGTGGTTGCCTCCTTCAACATCCATGGCGGCCGCGATGCCCCCGACCTGCTCAAGATCATCACAGAGCCCTTCACCAAGCTCATCATCCAG CTGGACAAATCTGTGATTACCAGCATTGCCACTGGCGACGAGTCCCTGAGAAACCACAGTCTGATACGGATCTGGTGCCACCCAGACCCCACAGGG AACGGAGACCTGTTTGGATCAGTGGGACGCTTGTGCACCTGCCATGACACCAGGCTCACAAGAAAGCAGGCGATCGGCGCACTTTCTCACTCAGCCACGGAAAGGGAAGTGCTTCATCAAAACCCTGATCCACGGTATTTGCTTTACCTCAGTTGCCACATCCAAGAAGCGACTCCATTCAGAACAGAGCGAAGGCAACCCGAAGCCCAGGGCTCAGCAGGCCcggccccctcctccttcctactTGCTACTTGA